From one Thalassobaculum sp. OXR-137 genomic stretch:
- a CDS encoding lauroyl acyltransferase — MSNPRKIPLTKRLSWVLEAVGALAAYGILRILPIDAASALGAAILSRIGPMLRLHKVARTNLERAFPEKSAEEIARILHGMWRNLGRTAGEFAHIRTLQREMDRRVEIVGAEHALAAMRAGGPAIYVSGHIANWELMLLAAAHVGLVMDGVYRAPDNPLIASLYDKRKSHPDAALFPKGSAGARGVMDALKRGRPLGLLIDQKMNDGIEARFFGRRAMTTPAFAQLARRFDCPIVAVRVERLEGARFRVTAFEGVKVPRDGKPSDDVAATVQRFNDLLESWIRERPEQWLWVHRRWPKGE; from the coding sequence ATGTCCAACCCGCGCAAGATCCCCCTGACCAAACGCCTGTCCTGGGTCCTGGAGGCGGTCGGCGCGCTCGCCGCATACGGCATCCTGCGCATCCTGCCGATCGACGCGGCGTCGGCCCTCGGTGCTGCGATCCTGTCGCGGATCGGCCCGATGCTGCGGCTCCACAAGGTCGCCCGCACCAACCTGGAACGGGCCTTCCCGGAGAAGAGCGCCGAGGAGATCGCCCGCATCCTGCACGGCATGTGGCGCAATCTCGGCCGCACCGCCGGCGAGTTCGCCCATATCCGCACCTTGCAGCGGGAGATGGACCGGCGGGTCGAGATCGTCGGCGCCGAGCACGCCCTGGCGGCGATGCGGGCCGGCGGGCCGGCGATCTACGTCTCCGGCCATATCGCCAACTGGGAGCTGATGCTGCTGGCCGCCGCCCATGTGGGGCTGGTGATGGACGGCGTCTACCGCGCCCCGGACAATCCGCTGATCGCCTCGCTCTACGACAAGCGGAAGTCGCATCCCGACGCCGCCCTCTTCCCGAAGGGCAGCGCCGGCGCCCGCGGGGTGATGGACGCCCTGAAGCGTGGCCGGCCGCTCGGCCTGCTGATCGATCAGAAGATGAATGACGGGATCGAGGCCCGGTTCTTCGGCCGCCGGGCGATGACCACCCCGGCCTTCGCCCAGCTCGCCCGCCGCTTCGACTGCCCGATCGTCGCGGTGCGGGTCGAGCGGCTAGAGGGCGCGCGCTTCCGGGTGACCGCCTTCGAGGGTGTGAAGGTCCCGCGCGACGGCAAGCCGTCCGACGACGTCGCCGCCACGGTGCAGCGCTTCAACGATCTGCTGGAAAGCTGGATCCGCGAGCGGCCGGAGCAATGGCTCTGGGTGCACAGGCGTTGGCCGAAGGGGGAGTAA
- a CDS encoding MFS transporter, with product MSSLASPSSSSWRTPIVVIVAGCLIAMIGFGIRSAFGLFLEPMTLAKGWDRETFGLAMAIQNLLWGIGVPVAGMIADKFGPSRVLAVGAVVYTVGVWGMATADSSFELYLFGGVLTGLGVAFTAFSLAMAAMAKVVGPERRSLALGLGTAAGSFGQVVFSPLGQSFITVYGWESALLMLAASALFIIPLAFILPSNTAAKGEVPSNQTFRQAMAEAGAHRGYILLTIGFFVCGFHVAFITVHFPSYVRDLGLDPAVGAYALALVGLCNIVGSFASGIAGQRWSKKYGLCTIYFARALVITALLLAPKTELTIYLFAGAMGVLWLSTVPLTTGIVAQVFGVRYMATLFGFVFLSHQLGSFAGIWLGGYLYDTTGSYDGVWWAGVALGLAAAVIHLPINEKPLARLAPVTA from the coding sequence ATGTCGTCCCTCGCCTCCCCCTCCTCTTCGAGCTGGCGCACGCCGATCGTGGTGATCGTCGCCGGCTGTCTGATCGCGATGATCGGGTTCGGCATCCGCTCGGCCTTCGGTCTGTTTCTGGAGCCCATGACCCTGGCCAAGGGATGGGACCGCGAGACGTTCGGCCTGGCGATGGCGATCCAGAACCTGCTCTGGGGCATCGGCGTGCCGGTGGCCGGGATGATCGCCGACAAGTTCGGCCCCTCGCGGGTGCTGGCGGTCGGCGCGGTGGTCTACACGGTCGGCGTCTGGGGCATGGCGACGGCCGACAGTTCGTTCGAGCTTTACCTGTTCGGCGGCGTGCTGACCGGCCTGGGTGTCGCCTTCACCGCCTTCTCGCTGGCGATGGCGGCGATGGCCAAGGTGGTCGGCCCGGAGCGGCGCTCGCTGGCGCTGGGCCTGGGAACCGCGGCCGGCTCGTTCGGACAGGTGGTGTTCTCGCCCCTGGGGCAGAGCTTCATCACGGTCTACGGCTGGGAGAGCGCCCTGCTGATGCTGGCGGCCTCGGCGCTGTTCATCATTCCGCTCGCCTTCATCCTGCCGTCGAACACCGCCGCCAAGGGCGAGGTGCCGAGCAACCAGACCTTCCGCCAGGCGATGGCGGAGGCCGGCGCCCATCGCGGCTATATCCTGCTGACGATCGGCTTCTTCGTCTGCGGCTTCCACGTGGCCTTCATCACCGTGCACTTCCCCTCCTACGTGCGCGATCTCGGCCTCGACCCGGCCGTCGGCGCCTATGCGCTCGCCCTGGTCGGGCTGTGCAACATCGTCGGCTCCTTCGCTTCCGGCATCGCCGGCCAGCGCTGGAGCAAGAAGTACGGCCTGTGCACGATCTACTTCGCCCGGGCCCTGGTCATCACCGCGCTGCTACTGGCACCGAAGACCGAGCTGACGATCTACCTGTTCGCCGGCGCGATGGGCGTGCTGTGGCTGTCGACCGTCCCGCTGACCACCGGCATCGTCGCCCAGGTCTTCGGCGTCCGCTACATGGCGACCCTGTTCGGCTTCGTCTTCCTCAGCCACCAGCTCGGCTCCTTCGCCGGCATCTGGCTGGGCGGCTATCTGTACGACACGACCGGGTCCTATGACGGGGTGTGGTGGGCCGGCGTCGCCCTTGGCCTCGCCGCGGCGGTCATCCACCTGCCGATCAACGAGAAGCCGCTCGCCCGTCTCGCGCCGGTCACCGCGTAA
- a CDS encoding MarR family winged helix-turn-helix transcriptional regulator: MDPRDDAGLACTCSMVRRVARRLTQYYDDALKDTGLKVTQYSLLSCIARAGQSSVTDLSDRLELDRTTLTRNLSLLRDVGWVRLAPGPDKRTRSVELTPSGREMLEAARPHWREAELALRQRAGGDVTAALQDVLVQTVAAVEAQQQQ; this comes from the coding sequence ATGGACCCTCGAGACGATGCCGGTTTGGCCTGTACCTGTTCCATGGTGCGCCGGGTGGCGCGGCGTCTGACCCAGTATTACGACGACGCCCTGAAGGATACGGGGCTCAAGGTCACGCAATACAGTCTGCTGTCCTGCATTGCCAGGGCCGGTCAGTCCTCGGTGACGGACCTGTCCGACCGGCTGGAACTGGACCGGACGACGCTGACGCGGAATCTCTCGCTCCTGCGGGACGTCGGCTGGGTCCGGCTGGCTCCCGGGCCGGACAAGCGCACACGCTCGGTGGAACTGACGCCGAGCGGCCGGGAGATGCTGGAGGCGGCGCGGCCGCACTGGCGGGAAGCGGAACTGGCATTGCGGCAGCGCGCCGGCGGTGACGTGACCGCCGCCTTGCAGGACGTGCTCGTCCAGACCGTTGCCGCCGTGGAGGCGCAGCAGCAGCAGTAA
- a CDS encoding PQQ-dependent sugar dehydrogenase codes for MLPTRSLLLALPLLAALPGLADAQETERAQACALTAETRVSDLAHPWGVTFLPDGMTVITERDGVLWLADPSTGSKSEIAGAPRVRAAGQGGLLDVVAHPDFAQNRRLYFSYSEPRSDGLTGTAIAHGTLSSDGSRLSEVTQIFSMAPATNTTRHFGSRIVFKGDGTLWFTIGDRGDRPRAQNPDDHAGSVLRIAEDGSIPTDNPFADGRGGARELWSFGHRNAQGAARHPETGALWIVEHGARGGDEINRPEAGKNYGWPTISYGRHYHGGQIGVGTSADGMEQPVYYWDPSIAPSGLAFVQGDLFPAWRGDLLVGALKDRMLVRLDMENGDVAAEERLFKGRFGRVRDVRMGPDGAIWLLTDESDGALIRIAPADGVCG; via the coding sequence ATGCTCCCGACCCGTTCGCTGTTGCTCGCCCTTCCCCTTCTGGCGGCCCTTCCCGGTCTGGCCGACGCCCAGGAGACCGAACGGGCCCAGGCCTGCGCCCTGACGGCGGAGACCCGGGTGTCCGATCTCGCCCACCCCTGGGGCGTCACCTTCCTGCCGGACGGCATGACGGTCATCACCGAGCGGGACGGCGTCCTGTGGTTGGCCGATCCGTCGACCGGGTCGAAATCGGAAATCGCGGGCGCGCCGCGGGTGAGGGCGGCCGGCCAGGGCGGGCTGCTCGACGTCGTGGCCCATCCCGATTTCGCCCAGAACCGCCGGCTCTATTTCTCCTATTCGGAACCGCGCAGCGACGGGTTGACCGGAACCGCGATCGCCCACGGCACCCTCTCCTCCGACGGCAGCCGGCTATCTGAGGTCACCCAGATCTTCTCCATGGCACCGGCGACGAACACGACCCGGCATTTCGGATCCCGCATCGTGTTCAAGGGCGACGGCACCCTTTGGTTCACCATCGGCGATCGCGGCGACAGGCCGCGGGCGCAGAATCCCGACGACCATGCCGGCTCGGTGCTGCGGATCGCCGAAGACGGCAGCATCCCGACCGACAATCCGTTCGCCGACGGACGGGGTGGCGCCCGCGAGCTCTGGTCCTTCGGCCACCGCAACGCGCAGGGAGCCGCCCGCCATCCCGAGACCGGCGCGCTTTGGATCGTCGAGCACGGCGCGCGGGGCGGCGACGAGATCAACCGGCCGGAAGCGGGAAAGAACTACGGCTGGCCGACGATCTCCTACGGCCGGCACTATCACGGCGGCCAGATCGGGGTCGGCACGTCGGCGGACGGTATGGAGCAGCCTGTCTATTACTGGGATCCGTCGATCGCCCCGTCCGGTCTCGCCTTCGTGCAGGGCGATCTGTTCCCGGCCTGGCGCGGCGACCTGCTGGTCGGCGCGCTGAAGGACCGGATGCTGGTGCGCCTGGACATGGAGAACGGCGACGTGGCCGCAGAGGAGCGGCTGTTCAAGGGCCGCTTCGGGCGGGTGCGCGACGTCCGCATGGGACCGGATGGCGCAATTTGGTTGCTGACCGACGAAAGCGACGGCGCGCTCATCCGCATCGCCCCTGCTGACGGGGTGTGCGGCTGA
- a CDS encoding D-aminoacylase: MAGLERCDLKLSGGEVIDGTGAARVRADVAIVDDRIVAVGDLSQVQAGKEIDVTGRIVAPGFVDVHTHDDRALLSKPTMDMKVSQGVTSVVVGNCGISLAPLVMDRRPPPPLDLLGTEEWWKYATFEAFLGAVDDAPASVNAAFLVGHSTLRVGAMEDVYRAARADEIKTMRAKLEESLDAGACGLSTGLFYAPSEQAPTEEVIEIARALKTHGGRYVTHMRNEGDDVLKSLGETFLIGREAGVPVIVSHHKVHGKKNFGRSKETLELFERYRHSQKIGLDVYPYHASSTVLKPDSIAFSNRVLVTWSVPHPEHKGRDLKDIADEWGVDVYEAAERLQPAGAIYFSMDEDDVQRILSYPQAMFGSDGLPHDEFPHPRLWGTFPRILGHYSRDLGLFPLEEAVRRMTSLSAAEFGLVDRGEVTKGKFADICVFDARDIIDSATFEDPMTPAAGIDTVIVNGRVVWSEGRSTGERSGRALRQGRA, from the coding sequence ATGGCCGGATTGGAACGCTGCGACCTGAAGCTCAGCGGTGGAGAGGTGATCGACGGGACCGGCGCCGCGCGGGTGCGCGCCGACGTGGCGATCGTGGACGACCGGATCGTGGCCGTGGGCGACCTGTCCCAGGTCCAGGCCGGCAAGGAGATCGACGTCACCGGCCGGATCGTGGCACCCGGATTCGTCGACGTGCACACCCATGACGACCGCGCCTTGCTGTCCAAGCCGACCATGGACATGAAGGTCAGCCAGGGCGTCACCAGTGTCGTCGTCGGCAATTGCGGCATCTCGCTGGCGCCGCTGGTGATGGACCGCCGCCCGCCGCCGCCGCTCGACCTGCTCGGCACCGAGGAGTGGTGGAAATACGCGACGTTCGAGGCGTTTCTCGGCGCGGTCGACGATGCCCCGGCCAGCGTGAACGCCGCCTTCCTGGTCGGCCATTCGACCCTGCGCGTCGGCGCGATGGAGGACGTCTACCGCGCCGCCCGGGCCGACGAGATCAAGACCATGCGGGCCAAGCTGGAGGAGTCGTTGGATGCCGGCGCCTGCGGCTTGTCTACCGGCCTGTTCTACGCGCCGTCCGAGCAGGCGCCGACCGAGGAGGTGATCGAGATTGCCCGGGCGCTGAAGACCCATGGCGGTCGCTACGTCACCCATATGCGCAACGAGGGCGACGACGTCCTGAAGAGCCTGGGGGAGACCTTCCTCATCGGCCGCGAGGCCGGGGTGCCGGTGATCGTGTCCCACCACAAGGTGCACGGTAAGAAGAACTTCGGCCGCTCAAAGGAGACGCTGGAACTGTTCGAGCGCTATCGCCACAGCCAGAAGATCGGCCTCGACGTCTATCCCTATCACGCGTCCTCCACCGTCCTGAAACCGGACAGCATCGCCTTCTCGAACCGGGTACTGGTCACCTGGTCCGTGCCGCATCCCGAGCACAAGGGCCGCGATCTGAAGGACATCGCCGACGAATGGGGCGTGGACGTCTACGAGGCGGCGGAGCGGCTGCAGCCGGCCGGCGCGATCTACTTCTCCATGGACGAGGACGACGTGCAGCGCATCCTGTCCTATCCGCAGGCGATGTTCGGCTCCGACGGGCTGCCGCACGATGAATTCCCGCACCCCCGCCTATGGGGGACCTTCCCGCGCATTCTCGGCCACTACTCCCGAGACCTGGGTCTGTTCCCGCTGGAGGAGGCGGTCCGCCGCATGACGTCGCTCTCGGCGGCTGAGTTCGGCCTGGTCGACCGGGGCGAGGTGACCAAGGGCAAATTCGCCGACATCTGCGTGTTCGACGCCCGCGACATCATCGACAGCGCCACGTTCGAGGACCCGATGACGCCCGCCGCCGGCATCGACACGGTGATTGTCAATGGCCGCGTGGTCTGGTCCGAGGGCCGCTCCACCGGCGAACGCTCCGGCCGGGCGCTGCGGCAGGGCCGGGCGTGA
- a CDS encoding glycine zipper 2TM domain-containing protein, with protein sequence MSRTSKRVVAAALCLSLGLSACQSTRGNSETSGALLGAGAGALAGAQFGSGEGRIAAILIGALVGAVAGAAVGRELDEADRLKATLAAREAANSDDGGHIPWKSDSNVGVRGYAEPISPASVEDGDLCKHVQSVYYLAGEEKTETQKFCLKGGRWVEA encoded by the coding sequence ATGAGCCGGACATCTAAACGTGTGGTAGCCGCGGCCCTGTGCCTGTCGCTCGGCCTATCGGCCTGCCAGTCGACACGCGGCAACAGCGAGACCAGCGGTGCGCTTTTGGGCGCCGGAGCGGGCGCGCTGGCCGGTGCGCAGTTCGGCAGCGGCGAGGGCCGGATCGCCGCCATCCTGATCGGTGCCCTGGTGGGAGCGGTCGCCGGTGCCGCCGTCGGCCGGGAACTGGACGAGGCCGATAGGCTGAAGGCTACGCTCGCCGCCCGCGAAGCGGCAAATTCGGATGATGGCGGCCATATCCCGTGGAAAAGCGACAGCAATGTCGGTGTGCGCGGCTATGCGGAACCGATTTCCCCCGCGAGTGTCGAGGATGGCGATCTCTGCAAGCACGTTCAAAGCGTCTACTACCTCGCCGGCGAAGAGAAGACGGAGACTCAGAAATTCTGTCTGAAGGGCGGCCGATGGGTCGAAGCCTGA
- a CDS encoding chloramphenicol phosphotransferase CPT family protein, which produces MTIQRQDMTATVILLNGVGSAGKSSLSRAFQAIAREPFLHVQMDAFFDMLPSGLIGHPDGVQFIPLESDGPPEVAVRSGPVAAKLFDAIPVAVAALAAAGNNVIVDDVILRDGMAEYRRALAPFRFLTVGVHAPLEVLEAREAARGDRRLGLARWQYPRVHAGRSYDLEIYTGSLSPEAAAATIRDAFDL; this is translated from the coding sequence ATGACCATCCAGAGGCAGGATATGACCGCCACCGTCATCCTCCTGAACGGCGTCGGCAGCGCCGGGAAATCCTCCCTCTCGCGGGCGTTCCAGGCGATCGCCCGCGAGCCGTTCCTGCATGTGCAGATGGACGCGTTCTTCGACATGCTGCCGTCCGGGCTGATCGGCCATCCGGACGGCGTCCAGTTCATCCCGCTCGAGAGCGACGGACCGCCCGAGGTGGCCGTACGCAGCGGACCGGTCGCCGCAAAGCTGTTCGACGCCATCCCGGTCGCCGTGGCGGCGCTGGCGGCGGCGGGCAACAACGTGATCGTCGACGACGTGATCCTGCGCGACGGCATGGCGGAATACCGTCGGGCGCTCGCCCCCTTCCGCTTCCTGACCGTGGGCGTACATGCACCGCTGGAGGTTCTGGAAGCCCGCGAGGCGGCCCGCGGCGACCGGCGCCTCGGCCTCGCCCGCTGGCAATATCCGCGCGTCCATGCGGGCAGGAGCTACGATCTGGAGATCTACACAGGGTCGCTCTCGCCAGAGGCGGCTGCGGCGACCATCCGCGACGCCTTTGACCTCTGA
- a CDS encoding DUF2459 domain-containing protein, with protein MVRVTILLIAVVGLLAFARPGFAGEHTVHLVNIGWHTGIAMRRADIDPDLIPEIADLPDAEWIEFGWGDAAFYRDPDPAVAAYFSAAFIETPAVMHLAGLPAPPQRYFPKAEIVTVPLDGGSFQKLLAHISASFARAQGERLPPLGHGLYRQSWFYDALGTFSLSNTCNTWVAHAFAAAGLDIDTDLSRASTVTQRVRAAVAAR; from the coding sequence ATGGTCCGGGTGACGATACTTCTGATCGCGGTGGTCGGTCTTCTTGCGTTTGCACGGCCGGGCTTTGCCGGCGAGCACACGGTCCATCTCGTCAACATCGGGTGGCACACCGGCATCGCGATGCGCCGGGCCGATATCGATCCCGATCTCATCCCGGAAATCGCCGACCTGCCCGATGCCGAGTGGATCGAGTTCGGCTGGGGCGACGCCGCCTTCTATCGAGATCCGGACCCGGCAGTCGCCGCCTATTTCAGCGCCGCTTTCATCGAGACACCGGCGGTGATGCACCTGGCGGGTCTGCCGGCACCGCCGCAGCGGTATTTTCCGAAAGCGGAAATCGTCACCGTGCCCCTCGACGGCGGCAGCTTTCAGAAGCTGCTCGCCCATATCTCGGCCAGCTTCGCGCGGGCCCAGGGCGAGCGGCTCCCGCCACTGGGGCACGGACTGTACCGGCAGAGCTGGTTCTATGACGCGCTGGGGACGTTTAGCCTGTCCAACACCTGCAACACCTGGGTGGCACACGCGTTCGCCGCGGCCGGCCTCGACATCGACACCGATCTCAGCCGTGCCAGCACGGTGACGCAGCGGGTGCGGGCCGCGGTGGCGGCCCGGTGA
- a CDS encoding amidase, translated as MTSTDLALLSATDLLHGFARKTISPVEATKAALDRIDSLNGKLNAYRLVDHESALASAKESEARWAKGEPVGLVDGVPTSIKDLSLTEGWSTLRGSKTVKEDGPWNVDAPFVARLKEHGAVLLGKTTTPEFGWKGVTDSPLTGITRNPWDPTKTPGGSSGGAAVAAATGMGALHQGSDGGGSIRMPAGYTGIYGIKPTFGRVPAYPASPFGSVAHIGPMTRTVADSALMLTVMSEPDARDWYAVPYEGADYRNALRPSVAGWRIAYSPDLGGATVQPEVAALVAKAVDVFRELGAIVEEVESPLPNSHEIFAAHWFTGAANLFTAFSEEQKALIDPGLVEVAEAGAKYSLLDYFAAVKQREAMGTAMNEFHETYDLLLTPTLPQPAFEAGHEVPPGSNMKRWTEWTPFSYPFNLTQQPAATIPCGRVGGLPVGLQIVGPKWGEDMVLTASAAFEGVMPIELPKL; from the coding sequence ATGACCAGCACCGATCTTGCCCTTCTCTCCGCCACCGACCTGCTGCACGGCTTTGCCCGAAAGACGATTTCCCCGGTGGAGGCGACGAAGGCCGCGCTCGACCGGATCGACTCGCTGAACGGCAAGCTGAACGCCTACCGCCTCGTCGATCACGAGTCGGCCCTGGCGAGCGCGAAGGAATCGGAGGCGCGCTGGGCAAAGGGCGAGCCGGTCGGCCTGGTCGACGGCGTGCCGACCTCGATCAAGGACCTGTCGCTGACCGAAGGATGGTCGACCCTGCGCGGCTCCAAGACGGTCAAGGAGGACGGGCCCTGGAACGTGGACGCGCCGTTCGTCGCCCGGCTGAAGGAGCATGGCGCCGTCCTGCTCGGCAAGACGACCACCCCGGAATTCGGGTGGAAGGGCGTCACCGACAGCCCGCTGACCGGCATCACCCGCAATCCCTGGGACCCCACCAAGACGCCGGGCGGCAGCTCCGGCGGAGCGGCGGTGGCGGCGGCGACCGGCATGGGCGCCCTGCACCAGGGCTCCGATGGCGGCGGCTCCATCCGCATGCCGGCGGGCTATACCGGCATTTACGGCATCAAGCCGACCTTCGGCCGCGTCCCGGCCTATCCGGCCTCGCCCTTCGGCTCGGTCGCCCATATCGGCCCGATGACCCGCACGGTCGCCGATTCCGCCCTGATGCTGACGGTGATGAGCGAGCCGGACGCCCGCGACTGGTATGCCGTGCCCTATGAAGGGGCGGACTACCGCAACGCCCTGCGTCCGTCGGTGGCCGGCTGGCGGATCGCCTACAGCCCGGACCTCGGCGGCGCCACCGTGCAGCCGGAAGTCGCCGCCCTGGTGGCCAAGGCCGTGGACGTCTTCCGCGAGCTCGGCGCGATCGTGGAGGAAGTGGAGAGCCCGCTTCCCAACAGCCACGAGATCTTCGCCGCCCACTGGTTCACCGGTGCCGCCAACCTGTTCACCGCCTTCAGCGAGGAGCAGAAGGCCCTGATCGACCCGGGCCTGGTGGAAGTGGCGGAAGCCGGGGCGAAATACTCCCTGCTCGACTATTTCGCCGCGGTGAAGCAGCGCGAGGCCATGGGCACGGCCATGAACGAGTTCCACGAGACCTACGACCTGCTGCTGACCCCGACCCTGCCGCAGCCCGCCTTCGAGGCCGGCCACGAGGTGCCGCCGGGCTCCAACATGAAGCGCTGGACCGAGTGGACGCCGTTCTCCTACCCGTTCAACCTCACCCAGCAGCCGGCCGCCACGATCCCCTGCGGCCGGGTCGGCGGCCTGCCGGTCGGCCTGCAGATCGTCGGTCCGAAATGGGGGGAGGACATGGTCCTCACCGCGTCGGCCGCGTTCGAAGGCGTGATGCCGATCGAGCTGCCGAAACTCTAG
- a CDS encoding PAS domain-containing protein encodes MDAITMAIDTSQLTRTELWQLLTLWRNGRHGRDIPAVGGLCPVDVAPFLGHIVIVEVEERTDRIRFLQMGRELTPVFGEDMVGRYLDQMPLALRGHVEESYRTMMAERAPQYAEFEVAGDSWMVIFERLMLPFCDPATDRVAGAMVAIYPRISIRKRATEADRAEESVAA; translated from the coding sequence ATGGATGCGATCACAATGGCCATCGACACCTCCCAACTGACCCGGACCGAGCTCTGGCAGTTGCTGACCCTCTGGCGCAACGGCCGGCATGGCCGCGATATTCCTGCCGTCGGCGGGCTGTGCCCGGTCGATGTGGCGCCGTTCCTCGGCCATATCGTCATCGTCGAGGTGGAAGAGCGTACCGATCGGATCCGCTTCCTGCAGATGGGTCGGGAGCTGACGCCGGTCTTCGGCGAGGACATGGTCGGCCGCTATCTCGACCAGATGCCCCTCGCCCTGCGCGGCCATGTCGAGGAATCCTACCGGACCATGATGGCCGAACGCGCGCCGCAATATGCCGAGTTCGAGGTCGCCGGCGACAGCTGGATGGTTATCTTCGAACGGCTGATGCTGCCGTTCTGCGACCCGGCCACGGATCGTGTGGCCGGGGCCATGGTCGCGATCTATCCGCGCATCTCGATCCGCAAGCGGGCCACCGAGGCGGATCGCGCCGAAGAGAGCGTTGCCGCCTGA
- a CDS encoding VOC family protein: MSPFIIQQQVTFLYTSDLASGSAFLRDKVGLKLALNQFDLCHIYEAAPNAFLGVCTNRPPAENPAVTYSFVVSDADAAYETLKSRGVEFEAPPELSERFNVYSAFFRGLESYRFEIQEFRDPSWPKPIG; this comes from the coding sequence ATGTCCCCGTTCATCATCCAGCAGCAGGTCACGTTCCTGTACACCAGCGACCTCGCCTCGGGATCGGCCTTCCTGCGCGACAAGGTCGGCCTGAAACTGGCACTGAACCAGTTCGACCTCTGCCACATCTACGAGGCGGCGCCGAACGCCTTCCTGGGCGTGTGCACGAACCGGCCGCCGGCCGAGAACCCGGCCGTGACCTATTCCTTTGTGGTGAGCGATGCGGACGCGGCCTACGAGACCCTGAAGAGCCGGGGCGTCGAGTTCGAGGCCCCTCCGGAACTCAGCGAGCGGTTCAATGTCTACTCCGCCTTCTTCCGGGGTCTGGAGAGCTACCGCTTCGAGATCCAGGAGTTCCGCGACCCGAGCTGGCCCAAGCCGATCGGCTGA